The stretch of DNA ATCAAGAAGCAGATTTATATTTAAATATGAGCCATACTGGAAGTTTGGACCGGGCGATTGTGGAGGCGATGGCGTGTGGAACCATGGTGCTGACATGCAATGAAGCCGCAAGTGGGGTTTTGGAAAACATTGGGTTGGGGGAGCAGCTGATGTATCCGAAAGAAGATTATGTGGGTCTTGCAAATAAGGTTTTAGAAATTAAGAAATTGTATGATACACGAATGGCGACAAATGGACGACAAATAGCTACGAATTACAAATCCGACGATCAAAATATTGAAAAAATAAGAGATATGGGTCAGAAATTGAGGCAGGAAGTGGTGGGGAATCATAGTGTTGAGGCGTTGGGGGGGAAGATTGTGAAAGAATTTGACAATTTAGTTAAAATAAGGTAAGTTTAAAATATGATAAATTACACATTTAGAGTTATAATTGAGCCTGATGAGAATGGTACCTATCACGGTTATGTGCCATGTCTTCGCGGTTGTCATACTTGGGGAGAATCAATTGAGCTGACCCGGAAAAATTTAAAGGATGCAATCAGAGCTTATATTTCCAGCTTGGCAGCTGATGGCGAACCAATTCCTAGGGAGCAAGGTTTAGAATTATTTGAAACTATTTCTGAAACAGAAATCTATTCTGTTAAACCTTCTCCCCGCTATGTCTAAATTACCAATCTTAAAGGATAGAGATTTATTAAAAGTCCTTAAAAGATTAGGATTTTTTGAGCATCGACAGCGGGGCACGAGTCATTTAGTTTTAAAACATTCTGATAATAGAAGAGTTATTATTGCTGTTCATCAGGGTAAAGATATTCCTCGGGGTAC from Patescibacteria group bacterium encodes:
- a CDS encoding type II toxin-antitoxin system HicB family antitoxin, with product MINYTFRVIIEPDENGTYHGYVPCLRGCHTWGESIELTRKNLKDAIRAYISSLAADGEPIPREQGLELFETISETEIYSVKPSPRYV
- a CDS encoding type II toxin-antitoxin system HicA family toxin codes for the protein MSKLPILKDRDLLKVLKRLGFFEHRQRGTSHLVLKHSDNRRVIIAVHQGKDIPRGTLKAILEDAEISVDKLIELLHS